The following coding sequences are from one Gemmatimonadaceae bacterium window:
- the dtd gene encoding D-aminoacyl-tRNA deacylase, with the protein MQRVSRAEVRVAGRATGGIAHGFLLLVGITHGDTREEADWMAEKVTGLRLFADSEGKMNLAIGDVGGAVLVVSQFTLYGDATKGRRPSFIDAARPETAIPVYEAFIEALTRRRLTVETGEFGAMMDVELVNDGPVTLWLER; encoded by the coding sequence CTGCAGCGTGTCTCGCGCGCCGAGGTCCGCGTAGCGGGGCGCGCGACGGGCGGGATTGCGCACGGGTTTCTGCTGCTCGTCGGGATCACCCACGGCGACACGCGCGAAGAGGCTGACTGGATGGCGGAGAAGGTCACGGGCCTCCGGTTGTTTGCGGACTCCGAAGGGAAAATGAATCTGGCCATCGGTGATGTCGGCGGTGCTGTGCTGGTCGTATCGCAGTTCACGCTCTACGGCGATGCCACGAAGGGACGGCGCCCGAGCTTCATAGACGCGGCCAGGCCCGAGACGGCAATTCCTGTATACGAAGCGTTCATCGAAGCCCTCACGCGCCGCCGATTGACCGTCGAGACCGGAGAGTTCGGTGCGATGATGGACGTCGAGCTGGTGAATGACGGACCGGTAACGCTCTGGCTCGAGCGATGA
- a CDS encoding Maf family protein encodes MTMPPVVLASSSPRRRELLALIGIPHSVYPANVDETYLEGELPREHAERLARAKAAKVASLERDSVVIGADTIVVVDDTVLGKPRDQTDAARMLAMLSGRTHLVITAVAVARGDEIVSDMEVVSVTFRDLNSIEIASYISTGEPMDKAGAYGIQGFGATIVRRVEGDYFAVMGLPLLRLVTLLGRVGVAYDFGR; translated from the coding sequence ATGACGATGCCGCCGGTGGTGCTGGCGTCTTCCTCGCCCCGCAGGCGCGAGCTGCTGGCACTCATCGGCATTCCTCATTCGGTGTACCCTGCCAATGTCGACGAGACATATCTCGAGGGCGAGTTGCCGCGTGAACACGCTGAGCGCCTGGCGCGGGCGAAGGCTGCAAAGGTCGCAAGCCTCGAACGCGACTCGGTTGTAATTGGCGCGGACACGATTGTTGTAGTGGACGACACGGTGCTGGGGAAGCCGCGAGACCAGACTGATGCAGCGCGTATGCTGGCCATGCTCAGCGGGCGGACACATCTCGTGATAACGGCGGTTGCTGTCGCGCGGGGCGATGAGATTGTGTCGGACATGGAAGTCGTGAGCGTCACATTTCGCGATCTCAACAGTATCGAGATCGCCAGTTATATCTCGACCGGCGAGCCGATGGACAAGGCGGGCGCATACGGAATTCAGGGATTTGGCGCAACGATCGTGCGGCGCGTCGAGGGCGACTACTTCGCCGTGATGGGACTGCCACTGCTGCGACTCGTTACGCTTCTGGGCAGGGTGGGGGTCGCCTACGATTTTGGGCGGTAG